One Deinococcus grandis DNA window includes the following coding sequences:
- a CDS encoding S8/S53 family peptidase has translation MIRTAFRTRLPALLPLLLGAAHAQLSAPATVARTAGVYPAAAAPGETAWIFGLSGVPAEGKLNVGGQTTEYRLDRPSGWLAFQVPQAAAGGPQTLTLRGAPQTLRLNVLTVPPGTDALVYVRPDAAKTVQAEYTRRLQALTETCAKSCPAEVQSVLRRLSAQPSPALTPLTAPVKGQGVTPGLAARAAVTPAVRAPLINLNTLKATNLTQLLNPVARPPAAPADSICSALAGTVPTAGLPLGQVLTLLELIFAGDLQTDPTWSGHPTQSDAPYRDEKPITVLQKVLQVRPASGKGTTIHILDTATATGDSFVMDGDINYYNQLYGNRPYHGRAVGEIAQAVAPGAQLNYRQVCEKDGSCSTLKTVQALCAVAADARRGGRHVVNLSVGGPNPTRGLELALREVTALGVPVAASYGNRDDCASLVAGDRCNHYPADWTRSFEFGPAVNLASRSLRPTMLFSVAGWDIATRDMATYNRGVGNPGVLTEAPSVQAPGEFWLGGYPYFGTSFAAPVVSGILANWMSCQPGVPLLPLITTPGQAPIAASVVNACP, from the coding sequence ATGATCCGAACTGCATTCCGCACCCGTCTGCCTGCCCTGCTCCCACTGCTGCTGGGCGCCGCCCACGCCCAGCTCAGCGCGCCCGCCACCGTCGCCCGCACCGCCGGGGTGTACCCGGCTGCCGCCGCACCCGGCGAGACCGCCTGGATCTTCGGGCTCAGTGGCGTCCCCGCCGAGGGAAAACTGAACGTCGGCGGTCAGACGACCGAGTACCGCCTCGACCGCCCCAGCGGCTGGCTGGCCTTCCAGGTGCCCCAGGCGGCCGCCGGGGGACCACAGACCCTCACGCTGCGCGGCGCCCCACAGACCCTGCGGCTGAACGTCCTGACCGTGCCCCCCGGCACCGACGCCCTGGTGTACGTCCGGCCTGACGCCGCGAAGACCGTGCAGGCCGAATACACCCGCCGCCTCCAGGCCCTGACCGAGACCTGCGCCAAAAGCTGCCCGGCCGAGGTGCAGTCGGTGCTCAGACGCCTGAGTGCCCAGCCGTCCCCCGCACTGACGCCCCTGACCGCCCCCGTGAAAGGTCAGGGCGTCACGCCGGGACTGGCGGCGCGGGCCGCCGTGACCCCCGCAGTCCGTGCCCCCCTGATCAACCTGAACACGCTGAAAGCCACGAACCTGACCCAGCTGCTGAACCCGGTTGCCCGTCCGCCCGCCGCGCCCGCCGACTCCATCTGCTCGGCACTGGCGGGCACCGTCCCGACCGCCGGACTGCCGCTGGGACAGGTGCTCACGCTGCTGGAGCTGATCTTCGCCGGTGACCTGCAGACCGATCCGACCTGGTCCGGGCACCCCACCCAGAGCGACGCACCGTACCGGGACGAGAAACCCATCACGGTCCTGCAGAAGGTCCTGCAGGTCAGGCCCGCGTCGGGCAAGGGGACGACCATCCACATTCTCGACACGGCCACCGCCACCGGCGACTCCTTCGTGATGGACGGCGACATCAACTACTACAACCAGCTGTACGGCAACCGCCCCTACCACGGGCGCGCCGTCGGGGAGATCGCGCAGGCGGTCGCGCCCGGCGCGCAGCTGAACTACCGGCAGGTCTGCGAGAAGGACGGCAGTTGCTCCACCCTGAAGACCGTGCAGGCCCTGTGCGCCGTCGCCGCCGACGCCCGGCGCGGCGGGCGGCACGTCGTGAACCTCAGCGTGGGCGGCCCGAACCCCACGCGCGGCCTGGAACTCGCGCTGCGCGAGGTGACCGCCCTGGGCGTGCCCGTCGCCGCCAGTTACGGCAACCGCGACGACTGCGCCAGTCTGGTCGCCGGGGACCGCTGCAACCATTACCCCGCCGACTGGACCCGGTCCTTCGAGTTCGGCCCGGCCGTGAATCTGGCGTCGCGCAGCCTGCGGCCCACCATGCTGTTCAGCGTCGCCGGGTGGGACATCGCCACACGGGACATGGCGACGTACAACCGCGGCGTGGGCAACCCCGGCGTGCTGACCGAGGCGCCCAGCGTGCAGGCCCCCGGTGAATTCTGGCTGGGAGGGTACCCGTACTTCGGGACCAGTTTCGCCGCGCCGGTCGTGAGCGGCATTCTTGCCAACTGGATGAGCTGCCAGCCCGGCGTCCCCCTGCTGCCGCTGATCACCACGCCCGGGCAGGCGCCCATCGCGGCCAGCGTCGTGAACGCCTGCCCCTGA
- a CDS encoding tetratricopeptide repeat protein has protein sequence MTLRTLGALSVEGVTFRREKVLLLLAYLCLEGPQPRRRLAELFWPDATNPMNSLAQHLVHLRGLPGALAEDGQRVAAAMPCDAATLRDLVRRGRHEDAAALYAGPFMDALTIPLGADLEEWVFDTRDAVAQDARAALTTLGAQAAAHGQAPRAGELAARALTLDGAPPPDELDLPRLHHLLSLAGHPLAAQVERDARSLGLNLSAAPAPVSAPFAGRETELAALNTLTPGQTAWISGHAGMGKTALLEALARSGGWTVLAGRAEPPYATLTPLTAAPPTHPQAAHAALRDPHLRVAIDSWDAADPATQAALTHAAAARPGAVIVITSRHHPPFDVDLHLNLGPLSPDDLRAHPEVHARTDGHPVLVGHALRGQPLDLRLGARVRAYPDPVRDAFLLLALQDQPNLRATRAALNQDAATFARTLSYLTTEGLTSETGRVYAAATTREHLNQIHVHAALLHLRLARALPEDTAWPHYDRSRDLWEDPDETRAAHAARHHAHTHLKRGYPGQAAALLDTLSHLPTLAVPHAWALIGVGRYQDALNRLNTLSPHDQQVSDALAARAVTLIRLGRTDEAVTLAEQISGSGPDAAHAASVRAHAARMREGWDAARRHAQIAADLWNLHGDDEAHLTELGMVARAQVGLGSEPQVAFAEVLRRSQDLPSVHGMILVNYAAALGDRGSTAQAEAELHRAVEHLTLAGDRQGLATVHGNLGVRCHLAGQLREAIEHYRRALALLSGSGHIRLLGVTLSNLSEIDGDLSGFEDALTLLEQAGQVELVQRIRHNAQMVSAP, from the coding sequence ATGACCCTGCGGACACTCGGCGCCCTGTCCGTGGAGGGCGTCACCTTCCGGCGCGAGAAGGTGCTGCTGCTCCTCGCGTACCTGTGCCTGGAAGGCCCGCAGCCCCGCAGGCGCCTGGCCGAACTGTTCTGGCCCGACGCGACCAACCCCATGAATTCCCTGGCGCAGCACCTCGTGCACCTGCGCGGCCTGCCCGGCGCCCTGGCGGAGGACGGCCAGCGGGTCGCGGCCGCCATGCCCTGCGACGCCGCCACGCTGCGTGACCTTGTCCGGCGGGGCCGCCACGAGGACGCCGCCGCGCTGTACGCCGGGCCGTTCATGGACGCCCTGACCATCCCCCTGGGCGCCGACCTGGAAGAATGGGTGTTCGACACCCGCGACGCCGTCGCGCAGGACGCCCGCGCCGCCCTGACAACCCTCGGCGCGCAGGCCGCCGCGCACGGCCAGGCCCCCCGCGCCGGGGAACTCGCCGCCCGCGCCCTGACCCTGGACGGCGCCCCGCCTCCCGACGAACTCGACCTGCCCAGACTGCACCACCTCCTGAGCCTCGCCGGGCACCCGCTGGCCGCGCAGGTCGAACGCGACGCCCGCAGCCTCGGCCTGAACCTGAGCGCCGCGCCCGCCCCCGTCAGCGCCCCCTTCGCCGGACGCGAAACCGAACTGGCCGCCCTGAACACCCTGACCCCCGGCCAGACCGCCTGGATCAGCGGACACGCCGGGATGGGGAAGACCGCCCTGCTGGAGGCCCTGGCGCGCAGCGGCGGCTGGACGGTCCTCGCGGGCCGCGCCGAACCGCCCTACGCCACCCTGACCCCCCTGACCGCCGCGCCCCCCACCCATCCGCAGGCCGCGCACGCCGCGCTGCGCGACCCGCACCTGCGCGTCGCCATCGACAGCTGGGACGCCGCCGACCCCGCCACGCAGGCCGCCCTGACCCACGCCGCCGCCGCCCGCCCCGGCGCCGTCATCGTCATCACGTCCCGCCACCACCCGCCCTTCGACGTGGACCTGCACCTGAACCTCGGCCCGCTGAGCCCGGACGACCTGCGCGCCCACCCGGAGGTGCACGCCCGCACCGACGGGCACCCCGTCCTCGTCGGGCACGCCCTGCGCGGCCAGCCGCTCGACCTGCGCCTCGGCGCCCGCGTCCGCGCCTACCCCGACCCCGTGCGCGACGCGTTCCTGCTCCTCGCCCTGCAGGACCAGCCGAACCTGCGCGCCACCCGCGCCGCGCTGAACCAGGACGCCGCCACCTTCGCCCGCACCCTGTCCTACCTGACCACCGAGGGCCTCACCAGCGAAACCGGCCGCGTGTACGCCGCCGCCACCACCCGCGAGCACCTGAACCAGATCCACGTGCACGCCGCGCTGCTGCACCTGCGCCTCGCCCGCGCGCTGCCCGAGGACACCGCCTGGCCCCACTACGACCGCAGCCGCGACCTCTGGGAGGACCCCGACGAGACCCGCGCCGCCCACGCTGCCCGCCACCACGCCCACACCCACCTCAAACGCGGCTACCCCGGACAGGCCGCCGCGCTCCTCGACACCCTGAGTCACCTGCCCACCCTGGCCGTCCCACACGCCTGGGCACTGATCGGCGTGGGCCGCTACCAGGACGCCCTGAACCGCCTGAACACCCTGAGTCCCCACGACCAGCAGGTCAGCGACGCGCTGGCCGCCCGCGCCGTCACCCTGATCCGCCTGGGCCGCACCGACGAGGCCGTCACCCTGGCCGAGCAGATCAGCGGCAGCGGCCCCGACGCCGCCCACGCCGCCAGCGTCCGCGCCCACGCCGCCCGCATGCGTGAAGGGTGGGACGCCGCCCGCCGCCACGCCCAGATCGCCGCCGACCTCTGGAACCTCCACGGCGACGACGAGGCGCACCTGACCGAACTGGGCATGGTCGCCCGCGCCCAGGTCGGCCTGGGATCGGAGCCGCAGGTGGCCTTCGCGGAGGTCCTGCGCCGGTCCCAGGACCTTCCCAGCGTGCACGGCATGATCCTCGTCAACTACGCCGCCGCGCTGGGCGACCGTGGCAGCACCGCCCAGGCCGAGGCCGAACTTCACCGCGCGGTCGAACACCTGACGCTGGCCGGCGACCGCCAGGGGCTCGCCACGGTCCACGGCAACCTGGGCGTCCGGTGCCACCTGGCCGGTCAACTGCGAGAGGCCATCGAGCACTACCGCCGGGCGCTGGCGCTGCTGTCCGGGTCAGGGCACATCCGACTGCTCGGCGTGACCCTCAGTAACCTCAGTGAAATCGACGGTGATCTGTCCGGGTTCGAGGACGCCCTCACCCTTCTGGAACAGGCCGGGCAGGTCGAACTGGTGCAGCGGATCCGTCACAACGCACAGATGGTCAGCGCGCCCTGA
- a CDS encoding cyclase family protein, whose product MLTFPHDISRLLTPGHPNWPGDAPFRVNPGARIAAGDSVNTGELCTSTHTGTHVDAPWHYDDAGVKLQDVPLEVYVGRCRVLGVTARDGAIQADALDGLPETLAPRLLLRTGQPAHWATFPTDFPALSPAFVREAARRGVRLIGTDCPSVDALTSKDLPGHAACRDAGVFILESLKLEGVPDGEFDLVCLPLPLAEVDGAPARAILLRAGTL is encoded by the coding sequence ATGCTGACCTTCCCGCACGACATCTCCCGCCTCCTCACGCCCGGTCACCCGAACTGGCCGGGGGACGCGCCGTTCCGGGTGAATCCCGGGGCGCGGATCGCGGCGGGCGACAGCGTGAATACCGGCGAGCTGTGCACGAGCACGCACACCGGGACGCACGTGGACGCCCCATGGCATTACGACGACGCCGGGGTGAAGTTGCAGGACGTGCCGCTGGAGGTGTACGTGGGCCGCTGCCGGGTGCTGGGCGTGACGGCGCGGGACGGTGCGATTCAGGCGGACGCGCTGGACGGGCTGCCGGAGACCCTCGCGCCGCGGCTGCTGCTGCGGACCGGGCAGCCCGCGCACTGGGCGACCTTCCCGACCGATTTCCCGGCCCTCTCCCCGGCCTTCGTGCGGGAGGCGGCGCGGCGCGGCGTGCGGCTGATCGGCACGGACTGCCCCAGCGTGGACGCCCTGACGAGCAAGGACCTGCCGGGGCACGCCGCGTGCCGGGACGCGGGGGTGTTCATCCTGGAGAGCCTGAAGCTGGAGGGCGTCCCGGACGGCGAGTTCGACCTGGTGTGCCTGCCCCTGCCGCTGGCCGAGGTGGACGGCGCCCCGGCCCGCGCGATCCTGCTGCGGGCCGGGACACTGTAG
- a CDS encoding acyl-CoA thioesterase: MKLRIPDADVLWADLPDTRRHERTLTVQPGDLDDLDHVNNTVYLAWCEQVAREHALRLGMGTDALSALGAVPVARQHIITYHRPALLGDQVRVRTALTLHAGVRSVRAYALDRVNPGDPEGGVRLAECQTEWVWVDPQSGRPKRAPAPVSAAFGFDG, encoded by the coding sequence TTGAAGCTCCGCATTCCCGACGCGGACGTCCTGTGGGCGGACCTGCCCGATACGCGCCGCCACGAGCGGACCCTCACCGTGCAGCCCGGCGACCTGGACGACCTGGACCACGTGAACAACACCGTGTACCTCGCGTGGTGCGAGCAGGTCGCCCGCGAGCACGCCCTGCGCCTGGGCATGGGCACCGACGCACTGAGCGCGCTGGGCGCCGTGCCCGTCGCGCGGCAGCACATCATCACCTACCACCGCCCTGCGCTGCTGGGCGATCAGGTGCGGGTCCGCACCGCGCTGACCCTGCATGCCGGGGTCCGCAGCGTCCGCGCCTACGCCCTGGACCGCGTGAACCCCGGCGACCCCGAGGGCGGCGTGCGCCTCGCCGAGTGCCAGACCGAATGGGTGTGGGTGGACCCGCAGTCCGGGCGGCCCAAGCGCGCCCCGGCGCCGGTCAGCGCTGCCTTCGGCTTCGACGGCTGA
- a CDS encoding 4a-hydroxytetrahydrobiopterin dehydratase produces MAYDPRIGYDSARKLTDGDVLQAKPDGWWGDSGKLYRDYPFQNFMEGVNFAVRVAQQAEERGHHPDIHIHYHYVRVNYYTHDAGGVTQLDLDAARALDALLAADAASGNEQA; encoded by the coding sequence ATGGCGTACGACCCCCGCATCGGCTACGACTCAGCGCGCAAACTCACCGACGGCGACGTCCTCCAGGCCAAACCCGACGGCTGGTGGGGCGACTCCGGCAAACTGTACCGCGACTATCCCTTCCAGAACTTCATGGAGGGCGTGAACTTCGCCGTGCGCGTCGCGCAGCAGGCCGAGGAACGCGGCCACCACCCGGACATCCACATCCACTACCACTACGTCCGCGTGAACTACTACACCCACGACGCGGGCGGCGTCACGCAGCTCGACCTGGACGCCGCGCGCGCCCTGGACGCCCTGCTCGCCGCAGATGCGGCATCTGGAAACGAGCAGGCTTGA
- a CDS encoding ABC transporter permease, whose protein sequence is MTAPDRTLAWTLARAHLRRRRTQNVLTILGIAVGVMALIAALSLTNGFTRALISATLRASPHLSVTAYTPSGPSPDLEQAIRADGRVQAFTPFLADKGLLTRPASSGRAAGVDFTTLFGVSRDAARVLDLPPEERLMLGTLKDGEVMLGAALARSVGAFSGEEVRLLNSSQRRTTLKVRGVFQTGNYLIDSAYAFTNLRTLQQLQGTTTITGYQLRLHNPDLAPRVGEDLTRTRAYAALPWQSLYGTLLDQLALQKRVIAFVVLLIVVVAAFGIANVLTLAVFEKTQEIAILRAIGATRTLITRVFLIEGLILGFGGLLLGNVLGLGISAYFTVRPFTLPGDLYFITTLPVEVKVTDILAVNAIGLTTTLLAALIPARRAASVEPGRIIR, encoded by the coding sequence ATGACTGCCCCCGACCGGACGCTCGCCTGGACGCTGGCCCGAGCGCACCTGCGCCGCCGCCGCACCCAGAACGTCCTGACCATCCTGGGCATCGCGGTGGGCGTCATGGCGCTGATCGCCGCGCTGAGCCTCACCAACGGATTCACCCGCGCCCTGATCAGCGCCACCCTGCGGGCCAGCCCACACCTGAGCGTCACCGCCTACACGCCCAGCGGTCCCAGCCCGGACCTGGAGCAGGCCATCCGCGCCGACGGGCGCGTGCAGGCCTTCACGCCGTTCCTGGCCGACAAGGGCCTCCTGACCCGCCCTGCCAGCAGTGGCCGCGCCGCCGGTGTGGACTTCACCACCCTGTTCGGTGTGAGCCGTGACGCCGCGCGGGTACTGGACCTGCCCCCCGAGGAGCGCCTGATGCTGGGCACCCTGAAAGACGGCGAGGTCATGCTGGGCGCCGCCCTGGCGCGCAGCGTCGGCGCGTTCAGCGGCGAGGAGGTCCGCCTGCTGAACAGCAGCCAGCGCCGCACCACCCTGAAGGTCCGGGGCGTGTTCCAGACCGGCAACTACCTGATCGACTCCGCGTACGCCTTCACCAACCTCAGGACGCTGCAACAGCTGCAGGGCACCACGACCATCACCGGGTACCAGCTGCGCCTGCACAACCCGGACCTCGCCCCCCGCGTCGGGGAGGACCTGACCCGCACCCGCGCGTACGCCGCGCTGCCCTGGCAGAGCCTGTACGGCACGCTGCTCGACCAGCTGGCCCTGCAGAAGCGGGTCATCGCGTTCGTGGTGCTGCTGATCGTGGTCGTCGCCGCGTTCGGCATCGCGAACGTCCTGACGCTCGCCGTGTTCGAGAAGACCCAGGAGATCGCCATCCTGCGCGCCATCGGCGCCACTCGCACCCTGATCACCCGCGTGTTCCTGATCGAGGGCCTGATCCTGGGTTTCGGCGGCCTGCTGCTGGGCAACGTCCTGGGGCTGGGCATCAGCGCGTACTTCACCGTGCGCCCGTTCACGCTGCCCGGCGACCTGTACTTCATCACCACCCTGCCGGTCGAGGTGAAGGTCACCGACATCCTCGCCGTGAACGCCATCGGCCTGACCACCACCCTGCTGGCCGCGCTGATCCCCGCCCGGCGCGCCGCGAGCGTGGAACCCGGCCGCATCATCCGCTGA
- a CDS encoding 3D domain-containing protein produces the protein MFQAPIRRLQALIVALVGFTGAAAQTAAPALPASTVATDAVRDALAQTAPSQNSAQQAAQNQAAQNRAAGVAATQASDVVAVTPIRGKSVIARSTAYNSTPGQTDATPFITATGTRTRPGVIALSRDLLRIFPYGTRVMIEDLSGRYSSMLKNRVFIVEDTMAARKTNSVDVWMPTRSEALNWGARQIRITAVR, from the coding sequence ATGTTTCAAGCCCCCATCCGCCGACTGCAAGCCCTGATCGTGGCCCTCGTCGGCTTCACCGGCGCCGCCGCGCAGACCGCTGCCCCGGCCCTCCCGGCCAGCACGGTCGCCACCGACGCCGTCCGCGACGCCCTCGCCCAGACCGCACCCAGCCAGAACAGCGCCCAGCAGGCCGCCCAGAATCAGGCCGCGCAGAACCGCGCCGCGGGCGTCGCTGCGACGCAGGCCAGCGACGTGGTCGCCGTCACGCCCATCCGCGGCAAGAGCGTCATCGCGCGCAGCACCGCCTACAACAGCACCCCCGGCCAGACGGACGCCACGCCGTTCATCACCGCGACCGGCACCCGCACCCGCCCCGGCGTGATCGCGCTGTCCCGCGACCTCCTGCGCATCTTCCCGTACGGCACCCGCGTCATGATCGAGGACCTGAGCGGCCGCTATAGCAGCATGCTCAAGAACCGCGTGTTCATCGTGGAAGACACCATGGCCGCCCGCAAGACCAACTCGGTGGACGTCTGGATGCCCACCCGCAGCGAAGCCCTGAACTGGGGCGCCCGGCAGATCCGCATCACCGCCGTCCGCTGA
- a CDS encoding peptidoglycan D,D-transpeptidase FtsI family protein yields MEVKIRTRSALMRLIALAMFLTLVWAYAQLEWGAPQSVKQRVVQARGSILSADGRVLATSVNGKRVYPQGTLAGQLVGMMGATEGLEGLEAAYNGALTSGQNLKLTLDSQVQAAAEAALARAVPDHQAEYGSVMVLETRTGRVLAAATYPPFNPNDWRRYSDEQRRNRPFIDVFEPGSTVKALVVAAALNEGLTTPNTLYSTPMSRFVGGRWGSRIGDAVAHPSTLTTQGILRYSSNVGMSHIVEPFKPERMRSYLSQYGFGRDVQIPVIPATSGQLRPLPEWGDLVRATNAFGQGMSSTNLQLVAAFNVLANDGQYVSPRLIENAGGLERREVLRPEVARTTRQLLLNVINEGIFGQAGIKGYDLAGKTGTAQVVVDGRYSSTVYDSVFAGFLPAEAPRVTITVMVHGAKQRHHGSQLAAPIFREISAQVLSSWGAAPHAQNEP; encoded by the coding sequence GTGGAAGTGAAGATCCGCACCCGCTCGGCCCTGATGCGCCTGATCGCCCTGGCGATGTTCCTGACGCTGGTCTGGGCGTACGCGCAGCTGGAGTGGGGCGCGCCGCAGAGCGTCAAGCAGCGCGTCGTGCAGGCCCGCGGGTCGATCCTGTCCGCCGACGGACGCGTGCTGGCCACCAGCGTGAACGGCAAGCGGGTGTACCCGCAGGGCACGCTGGCCGGGCAGCTGGTCGGCATGATGGGCGCCACCGAGGGCCTCGAGGGTCTGGAGGCCGCGTACAACGGCGCGCTGACGTCCGGGCAGAACCTGAAGCTGACGCTGGATTCGCAGGTGCAGGCGGCGGCCGAGGCGGCCCTGGCCCGCGCGGTGCCGGACCATCAGGCGGAGTACGGGTCGGTGATGGTCCTCGAGACCCGCACGGGGCGCGTGCTGGCCGCCGCGACGTACCCGCCGTTCAACCCGAACGACTGGCGCCGGTACTCCGACGAGCAGCGGCGTAACCGGCCCTTTATTGACGTGTTCGAGCCGGGTTCGACCGTGAAAGCACTCGTGGTGGCCGCCGCGCTGAACGAGGGCCTGACCACCCCGAACACGCTGTACAGCACGCCCATGAGCCGCTTCGTGGGGGGGCGCTGGGGCAGCCGCATCGGGGACGCGGTCGCTCACCCGTCCACGCTGACCACGCAGGGCATCCTGCGCTACAGCAGCAACGTCGGCATGAGTCACATCGTCGAGCCGTTCAAGCCGGAACGGATGCGTAGCTACCTCTCGCAGTACGGCTTTGGCCGGGACGTGCAGATTCCGGTGATTCCCGCCACGAGTGGTCAGCTGCGGCCTCTGCCCGAGTGGGGTGACCTGGTCCGCGCGACGAACGCGTTCGGGCAGGGCATGAGCAGCACGAACCTGCAACTGGTGGCGGCGTTCAACGTGCTGGCGAACGACGGGCAGTACGTGTCGCCGCGCCTGATCGAGAACGCGGGTGGCCTGGAGCGCCGCGAGGTGCTGCGGCCGGAGGTGGCGCGCACCACCCGGCAGCTGCTGCTGAACGTGATCAACGAGGGCATCTTCGGGCAGGCCGGAATCAAGGGTTACGACCTGGCGGGGAAGACCGGCACGGCGCAGGTGGTCGTGGACGGACGGTACTCCAGCACGGTGTACGACAGTGTGTTCGCGGGGTTCCTGCCGGCGGAGGCGCCGCGCGTGACGATCACGGTGATGGTGCACGGGGCGAAGCAGCGGCATCACGGGTCGCAGCTGGCCGCGCCGATCTTCCGGGAGATCTCGGCGCAGGTGCTGTCGTCGTGGGGGGCCGCGCCACACGCCCAGAACGAGCCATGA